A genomic region of Eucalyptus grandis isolate ANBG69807.140 chromosome 5, ASM1654582v1, whole genome shotgun sequence contains the following coding sequences:
- the LOC120293256 gene encoding putative cysteine-rich receptor-like protein kinase 35: MVCSGYMSPKYAMNGQFSVNYDVYSFGVLLLELIIGKKNSFFNQEDKGEGLEKLERRYAIVGVRSRHWRKVIGERYSVAEVARSLRIGLLCAHEDPNRRPTMPTMADIVHELNSCSVTLELPQPAFCSSRTGRLELNKSTGRSIIGAEFG; encoded by the exons ATGGTTTGCAGTGGCTACATGTCACCTAAGTATGCGATGAATGGGCAATTCTCAGTGAACTacgatgtttatagttttggtGTCCTACTTCTAGAGCTCATTATTGGTAAGAAGAATAGCTTTTTCAACCAGGAAGACAAAGGCGAAG GCCTGGAAAAACTGGAGAGACGGTACGCCATTGTTGGTGTTAGATCCCGTCATTGGAGAAAGGTCATTGGAGAGAGGTATTCAGTTGCCGAAGTTGCTAGATCCCTTAGAATTGGTTTGCTATGTGCTCATGAAGATCCAAATCGTAGACCCACAATGCCCACAATGGCGGACATAGTCCATGAGTTGAACAGCTGCTCTGTTACTCTTGAATTGCCCCAACCGGCTTTCTGCTCCAGTAGGACTGGGAGACTGGAATTGAACAAATCCACCGGGAGGTCTATCATTGGGGCTGAATTTGGGTGA